The window ATAAGGGAAATTTTCCATAAAGCTGGTCATTGCTCTTATCAAAGAGTTTTGCAAGCCCTTATCCCAAATGTTATTGGGAATAGGCTCTATCGCCCTATTTTTTTTGTATTGAAAAATCAACTCTAGATCGAATGGATCCCAATATCGATTGTTCCAAATTACACTTGATGGTACTTCAAGTTGATCTAATGATTGGATTGTATGTCTTACCTGATTTTCATCTATATCAATACCTACTTCAGTTAGTCTTGTGATGCTAGCTTCACGATGACGAAAGATTGTTTGGCGAATATATGTCAGTAAGTGCTTCTCTTTTCCATCATCAGCTATAATATCGTTTGATATTTTTTCCTCTATATCATTTTTATATTTTTGATAATAATCACCGTAACCAGTATTAATTTCTTTTTCTACATGTTCGAATAGAGAATCTTGAGTTGGTTCAACTTCAAAAGATGATTCATCAAGTACTATTGTTCTACCAATAAATTCTTTTAAAAGGCGACCTGCTCTTCCTCTGAGGTTTGAGAACTCGTAGTTGGATAGCTTAACATTCTCTGCTAAACTTCGTCGTTTTACGAATAGATATGGGTTTCTAATTATAATATTTGACGCTGGGAAATTTACGCCTTGCATTAAAGTTGTTGTGCACACAATATTGTTTATGATGTTTGATGAAAAAGCATCCTCTATAGCAGACCGTATGTGTAGAGGCAGTTTTCCAGTATGATAGGCAACACCACATTTAACTATTTGAGCAAGATCATATTGCGGGTGTACAAAGTACTCAATATATTCTGATAAGCTCTCTATCTGATCACTGTCGATGTTTGGTTTATTTTCTGAAAGAAATATTGCTGTCTTTCTAGCTTGCCTTGCGGTAGGTGAAAATATTAAATTACTCTTTTTTGAATCAATTTTATTCAAGATTGATAATAGATAATTGTGGAAATTATTGTTGTATTGAGTACCACCGATACCTTTAATTTCTGATGGATTTGATATTTCTATAGTAGTGGGATTTTCATAAATATCACTATACTGATTAAAATAGTATCTTTTTCCTGATGCTGAAATTGAGTAGGTGATATTTACAACAGGGGGAAGCTTAGTTTTAGCTTCGTATGATATTTCATCAAATATATCAAACCCTAGATTTCCAATATTTTTCAGCCTTGGCCCACTTAGAATAATATTATCTGTAACTGTTTGGTTTTTTATTTCTTTTAAAAAGTCATATAGTATTTTTGATCTCTGGTCACTGTCATTAGCAACTCGCTCAATATTTTGAACTTCGTCAACAACCAATAAATTTAGTTCTGTAAAGTGACTGTTTTCTCCAAATCCAGAAATTGCCCTTTCTTGAGTTAGCACGTAAATAAATCTTGAAGAGATATCCTTTTGTATTCCAGTAAATACATCAACATCTACGATTGAAAAATTTTTTAGTAACTTTATTAGGTCTTTAGTTACTTGATTTACTAGACTAATTGTTGGAACAATATATACAATTCTAGTATTGCCTTCGAGTAATTTTTTAATTATTTTTAAATATATAACAAATGATTTACCCGCAGATGTTGGTGCTGAAATACATATGATTTTATTATGATCTATTGAGTCCCATACCTGTTTTTGAAATTGTGTCAGCAGAAAAGTTCGAGAGTTGATGCTGACCTCATATTTAAGTTGATTTACTAATACTGAAAGTTCATTAAGATAGCTTGAGAAAGGTTTATAATGTCCATCAAGTTTATAACACTCATCTATTAGCATAGTAGAAGGAGCGATTCCCATGCGTGTTAACGCAACAATGAATATTTCTCTTAAAGACTCTTTGTAATCTGGATCCGAATATTCCCAACATAGAGCAATAGCTAGTATTGAAACTCTACGTGGAAATTCTTGCTCAAACCTTGATAATTTATCAATTAACGAAATTGAATGAATTAATAATTTTCGGTCAATAGTTTGAGGTTTTTTATTTACCAATTCAAGCATGGAGGCATAATTATTATGCTCAATCTTTAATAGTTTATTTATGATTTCTTTCTGTGAGCTTGTGAGCTTGTTCATGAGTCAAAATCCTCGAGCAGTTTATCAAACTCCCAGAATGGAAAAATAATGTAATGAATTCTTTCTAGTATTACGTCATCAATACTGTTAGTTAAGCTATCATCAGTAGATTCGAGTCTATCTAATACAATTTTTTTTATTGCTTCTTTTATTTCCTCCTCGCACTTACCGAAATATTTATTAGTTTCGTTATATGAAATTAAACATACCAGTTCGTATTTTGTATTTTCAAGTTCACCTTCTTTCAATTTTTCAGCTATATTTTGTAGTATAGGGTCAATGAAATCATCATAGGTATACAGAAGTAACTCCTCTTGAAGATTATTATATGTTCCTATTATACTATTTAAAGAGTCTTCTAGCGCCACATTAAATTTGTATTTTGATTTATATGCTTTGGATTCACCAATATATATTATGTTATTTTTATTATCTCTTTTGTAATGTATTGCATCAGCCCCAAATCTTTCATGTCCTCTACTTGTTGTAAGGGGCATTTTTCTAAGTAAAGCTGGAGCTTTAAATAGATATTGAATGAAATTAAATAAAAGTAATTCACCAAACTGCCCTTGAGGGATACCCTTTCTAAATTTATCCTTAGCTAAAGAATCAATATGTGAAGATACATTCTGTATGTCAAATCCTCTTTTTTTTAATTCATGTTGAAATAGACTTTGATATTTTTCTTTTCCATACACCCAGTTACATACTGTATTCTTTAATTCTCTTACAAAGTCATACCTGCGTTCTTGAAGATCAGTGAAGTTTATCGAGATACCTTGACGGCTACTTCCTTTCAGTTTTGATACATCTAATCTGAAATGGTAGGTATGCTTTATTAATGAATCTACATTTGATAGTAAACTTTGTATTTTTTCTTCATCCATAAAATTAACTTCCGAATTTTTGAGAGTGTAAAAATTTAACATCGAGGAATTGGGGAACATCTCTACGTTAATAATCAGCCCCATTCTTATAGTAGGTATAGTTTTACCATTTATTTTAACTGATTGCTATTATTGTATGCCACATTTGAGAACCTTGTAGTCTTAAAGTTAAGGACGACTTTTTTATTAATAATGCTAAAATTAAGCAAGTAATTTTCATCAAATTAACTAGTGCAATATTTTCAATATGATTCTATTCTGTGTAGAAAAACATTTATATAATATATTTTCAATGTCATCAATATTAGTCAGAAATCGAAATTTTCATCTGCGTCTTATTTATTCTTAGCATAAACATCTTTTTAAGAATGAGTTTTTATCTTAATATTGATGAAAACTTTAAATGTTTTCTACTTGTAAAGCCGATTAATCAAAAAATGGCAGATCATTCAATCTGCCACTCGTTACTTTGATATATAGCTAAAAAACTATTATTTTTCCCTAGCCACACTCATCTTCGCCAACTCTGGATTATTAGCCTGAAAGATCGATAGCGGTAATTCAACCTTACGCCCGTTCTGATCTTCCACCGCTTTAACCACTTCAAACTCAGCAACATCTTCACACGGTATTTCCAGTCCTGCAAAGGTGGCACGAGTTGCGCTAGAATCGCCAAAAGGTTCCACTTCCAGTACCGTATCCCCTAATACTTTTCCTTGCCCATCTTTCATTCGCAGCGTTAGCTCAAGGGCACCAAATTCAGCGTGGCCTAGAACTATATGGTTACCGCCATTATCGAGGGTAAATGAATAACCACAGTAGCCTTGATTAATAAAGTTTGAACTCGTATGCGTGATGCTCGCATAACGCTGTTGTTCTTCAGCCATGCTAAATGCAATAACTGCTTCTCGTATCGCATCAATGTGTCGAAAAGATGAAATTGCTGATGCACATATCTTGATAAAAGAGCTCAAAGCTGAGTTAGTCACACTTCCTGATTGGGATGGTGATACACATGATGACATCTAGAGAGTTATCGAATTGTTAAAATCACTTCTTAAGAATGTGAGATAATAAAGTCTTAATATTTCGCTTTTAGCGCCAAACAGCCCATAGAACCCAAAGTGTTGTTTTGACCGAGGGGCGTTAAATCCCTTAAGCATGTGCCCACAAATAAACCGACTGGCAAAATATAATCTCAAAAGGCTCACCAGGTAAATAGGTGAGCCTGCTCATCCATTAATGTATTATATTAACATGTTCCAGTTTGACTGGACTTTCAGGTTTATCGCCCACTTGCATAGCGACTGGGACAAAAATGTTGAAATCTTGCAACCAAGCGAGTTTAGTACTGCTATTTGGCTGCCCTTTAGTCGTCATACGACATTCAACGGATAAATATTTCCCGCTAAATTTGGCGGCAATACTTTGAGCATCTCCTTCTCCGGTAACATCACAGAATAATGATGACGTTGTTACTTTCTTATTAGTGTCAATACCTTCCCATTGCACCTGATATCGTTGACCTATTGCTAACGGAAAATGCAGATCTGTCTGTAACTTGCTAAGCCGTGAGGTATCATTACTAATAGACATAGCGAACTTCAATTGTAACTGATTTGCCAGCGTTAAACGTTGTACTGTCCAAATGTCATAATCTTCTAGCTTGCGTATATAGCCATCCGGTTGTGCATCAAGCTGTATATTGACCTTACCGAAATCGCTGACTTCCGTATAGTTAATCTGTTTAAAACGAGGAGGCATCAAAGGTTTGATCAATAACTGTGCTTGGTTATCAATCGCAGAAGAAAGCGGAAATTTATTCAGCCACTGCGGATTATTATTACTCAGGTCGGGCATTGAAGGCCCCATCAGTGTTGATGCAGGCTTATTCTTAGCAGGCACAAATAGCCCTTTCGCTGTGAACGACTTTCCTTCTGGCAACTCGCAAAGTTGATCGAAGAGCTGTGTCATTTGAGCATCAATTTTGAAACTACTCTTGC of the Providencia rettgeri genome contains:
- a CDS encoding DEAD/DEAH box helicase, with the protein product MNKLTSSQKEIINKLLKIEHNNYASMLELVNKKPQTIDRKLLIHSISLIDKLSRFEQEFPRRVSILAIALCWEYSDPDYKESLREIFIVALTRMGIAPSTMLIDECYKLDGHYKPFSSYLNELSVLVNQLKYEVSINSRTFLLTQFQKQVWDSIDHNKIICISAPTSAGKSFVIYLKIIKKLLEGNTRIVYIVPTISLVNQVTKDLIKLLKNFSIVDVDVFTGIQKDISSRFIYVLTQERAISGFGENSHFTELNLLVVDEVQNIERVANDSDQRSKILYDFLKEIKNQTVTDNIILSGPRLKNIGNLGFDIFDEISYEAKTKLPPVVNITYSISASGKRYYFNQYSDIYENPTTIEISNPSEIKGIGGTQYNNNFHNYLLSILNKIDSKKSNLIFSPTARQARKTAIFLSENKPNIDSDQIESLSEYIEYFVHPQYDLAQIVKCGVAYHTGKLPLHIRSAIEDAFSSNIINNIVCTTTLMQGVNFPASNIIIRNPYLFVKRRSLAENVKLSNYEFSNLRGRAGRLLKEFIGRTIVLDESSFEVEPTQDSLFEHVEKEINTGYGDYYQKYKNDIEEKISNDIIADDGKEKHLLTYIRQTIFRHREASITRLTEVGIDIDENQVRHTIQSLDQLEVPSSVIWNNRYWDPFDLELIFQYKKNRAIEPIPNNIWDKGLQNSLIRAMTSFMENFPYYFRKYIGNINEDVERMSILIWSICTYATDWGREKLLREILAERDFSDNASDGIDNAVQTITSKVCFGLPMLLKPLADMSPIENSVLGIIETGAFNKITNFLISKGVPRDTAIFLKNTYLQEFDIDEPNLHEVQLHLGKIKSNLSPWIESQIDSVCI
- a CDS encoding DUF1837 domain-containing protein — its product is MDEEKIQSLLSNVDSLIKHTYHFRLDVSKLKGSSRQGISINFTDLQERRYDFVRELKNTVCNWVYGKEKYQSLFQHELKKRGFDIQNVSSHIDSLAKDKFRKGIPQGQFGELLLFNFIQYLFKAPALLRKMPLTTSRGHERFGADAIHYKRDNKNNIIYIGESKAYKSKYKFNVALEDSLNSIIGTYNNLQEELLLYTYDDFIDPILQNIAEKLKEGELENTKYELVCLISYNETNKYFGKCEEEIKEAIKKIVLDRLESTDDSLTNSIDDVILERIHYIIFPFWEFDKLLEDFDS
- a CDS encoding IrmA family protein, whose translation is MAEEQQRYASITHTSSNFINQGYCGYSFTLDNGGNHIVLGHAEFGALELTLRMKDGQGKVLGDTVLEVEPFGDSSATRATFAGLEIPCEDVAEFEVVKAVEDQNGRKVELPLSIFQANNPELAKMSVAREK